A window of the Chryseobacterium arthrosphaerae genome harbors these coding sequences:
- a CDS encoding DUF350 domain-containing protein, which yields MDNINVLPIFNSVLYSFLGIAILLVCYFIIEKLTPEKTWHEIAQNKNIALAIVFGAFIIGISMIISAAIHG from the coding sequence ATGGACAACATCAATGTATTACCAATATTCAATTCAGTTCTTTATTCATTTTTAGGAATTGCCATTCTTCTGGTGTGCTATTTCATTATTGAAAAACTGACTCCGGAAAAAACATGGCATGAGATTGCCCAAAACAAAAATATTGCGCTGGCAATTGTTTTCGGAGCATTTATCATCGGGATTTCAATGATCATAAGCGCTGCAATTCATGGATAA
- a CDS encoding alpha/beta hydrolase → MKGPAPLFVCLALFFLLICCKDKKVSLGKDISFNQETDLSYGPDSDQVLDLYIPHKKSDTKREAFIIIHGGGWRAGNKSQLTFFTLSLMKKFPEHVFVNMNYRLASETAYALPDQLHDIREVSQFLMKKLGYSPKLILLGNSAGGHLSMLYAYHSDLLKNVRAVINIVGPADLSDQSFRNYQEYSFVERRLVDPRVPEPGISRIDFASPIRWIDHVSPPTLSYYGTTDRVIPFTQGKILDSVLAQNNVMHEGYSFNGGHLDWDRSPNDVFLIDKIDLFLKHLDKK, encoded by the coding sequence ATGAAAGGACCAGCTCCCCTGTTTGTATGCCTTGCTTTATTTTTTCTGCTGATCTGCTGTAAAGATAAAAAGGTAAGCCTTGGAAAGGATATAAGCTTTAATCAAGAGACCGACCTCTCTTACGGACCCGATTCCGATCAGGTTCTGGATCTCTATATTCCTCATAAAAAATCTGATACCAAAAGAGAAGCCTTCATCATCATCCATGGTGGTGGCTGGCGCGCGGGAAACAAATCGCAATTGACTTTCTTTACCCTTTCCCTGATGAAAAAGTTTCCGGAGCACGTTTTTGTGAATATGAATTACAGGCTGGCTTCGGAAACAGCTTATGCGTTGCCCGATCAGCTTCATGATATTCGGGAGGTTTCTCAGTTTTTAATGAAAAAACTAGGCTATAGCCCGAAGCTGATTTTATTGGGAAACAGTGCCGGAGGACATTTATCAATGCTGTATGCTTATCATTCCGATCTTCTGAAAAACGTCAGAGCAGTTATTAATATCGTAGGCCCTGCAGATCTATCGGATCAGAGTTTCAGAAATTACCAGGAATATTCTTTCGTTGAAAGAAGGCTTGTAGATCCCCGTGTCCCGGAGCCTGGAATTTCACGGATAGATTTTGCCAGCCCTATCCGCTGGATTGATCATGTATCACCTCCCACTTTGTCCTATTACGGCACAACGGACCGTGTCATCCCTTTTACTCAGGGTAAAATCCTGGATTCTGTTTTAGCCCAAAATAATGTTATGCATGAAGGCTATTCCTTTAATGGTGGCCACCTGGACTGGGACCGGTCTCCGAATGATGTTTTCCTGATCGACAAAATTGATCTTTTCCTGAAACATCTTGATAAAAAATGA
- a CDS encoding polyamine aminopropyltransferase, which yields MDKKRIPLELLLLFSVFVIATCGLIYELVAGALASYLLGDSVKQFSFIIGVYLFSMGVGSYLAKFIKGNLIDKFVEIEILVGIVGGISSVVLFILFNTLAHFESVLYLFVFFTGCLVGVEIPLLMNILKDRVQFKDLVSNVFAFDYIGALLASILFPLVLIPKLGIVKTPLFFGLINVSIAIFLCYYLKKELSKPLSLKVKSMAAFLFLLGLFFFSDMILSYSEEKLYGENVVFTKSSPYQRIVLTRNTHEFRLYLNNNLQFSSTDEYRYHEALVHPAMSMAKNIDHILILGGGDGFAAREVLKYKDVKKITLVDLDGEMTQFFKNNETMRRLNQSSFSDPKVEVINKDAYIWVKENKKKFDVIIIDFPDPSNYSLGKLYSLQFYKELERLTTPDTKIVVQTTSPYFAPKSFWCIEKTISQIFPFTAAYHTYVPSFGEWGFSMASFEPVNNRIYRKLPNLKYYDYNFSQMSYFNKDMKVKEVEVNRLDNQILVRYFDEEWGKVQ from the coding sequence ATGGATAAAAAGAGGATCCCTCTTGAGCTGCTTTTATTGTTTTCGGTATTTGTCATTGCTACATGCGGGTTGATTTATGAGTTGGTGGCAGGAGCGCTGGCAAGCTACCTTCTGGGAGATTCTGTAAAGCAGTTTTCTTTCATTATCGGGGTTTATTTATTTTCGATGGGAGTAGGTTCCTATCTGGCGAAATTCATTAAAGGAAACCTCATCGATAAATTCGTTGAGATTGAGATCCTGGTTGGAATAGTAGGCGGAATCAGTTCTGTGGTTCTTTTTATTCTCTTCAATACCTTAGCACATTTTGAAAGCGTTCTGTATCTTTTTGTCTTTTTTACCGGATGTCTGGTGGGAGTGGAAATTCCGCTTCTGATGAATATCCTGAAAGACAGGGTACAGTTTAAAGATTTAGTTTCCAATGTCTTTGCATTCGATTATATTGGTGCTTTGCTGGCATCGATTCTTTTTCCGCTCGTTTTAATTCCGAAATTGGGAATCGTAAAAACCCCTTTGTTTTTTGGGCTGATCAATGTTTCTATTGCCATATTTCTTTGTTATTATCTTAAGAAAGAATTGTCGAAGCCACTTTCGTTAAAGGTGAAATCAATGGCCGCATTTCTTTTTTTGCTGGGACTTTTCTTCTTTTCAGATATGATTCTGTCTTATTCAGAAGAGAAACTATACGGTGAAAATGTAGTGTTTACCAAAAGCTCACCTTATCAAAGAATTGTATTGACAAGGAATACCCATGAATTCCGTTTATATTTAAATAACAACTTACAGTTTTCGTCCACAGACGAATACCGTTATCATGAAGCTCTGGTACATCCGGCAATGTCTATGGCCAAAAATATTGATCATATTCTGATCCTTGGAGGAGGAGATGGCTTTGCTGCAAGAGAAGTATTGAAATACAAAGACGTCAAAAAAATTACCCTTGTAGATCTTGATGGTGAAATGACTCAGTTTTTTAAAAACAATGAAACTATGCGCAGGCTGAACCAAAGTTCTTTTTCTGACCCCAAAGTGGAAGTGATCAATAAAGATGCTTACATTTGGGTAAAAGAGAACAAAAAGAAGTTTGACGTCATCATCATAGACTTTCCTGATCCGTCCAATTACAGCCTGGGAAAACTATATTCCCTGCAGTTTTATAAAGAACTTGAGAGACTGACTACTCCTGATACCAAAATTGTGGTGCAGACCACGTCACCGTACTTTGCTCCCAAATCTTTCTGGTGTATAGAAAAAACCATCAGTCAGATCTTTCCTTTTACGGCAGCTTACCATACCTATGTTCCCTCATTCGGGGAATGGGGGTTCTCAATGGCTTCATTTGAACCTGTCAATAACAGAATTTACAGAAAGCTTCCCAATTTAAAATATTATGATTACAACTTTTCCCAGATGTCTTATTTCAACAAAGATATGAAGGTGAAAGAAGTAGAAGTTAACCGTCTGGATAACCAGATATTAGTCCGTTATTTCGATGAAGAGTGGGGCAAGGTACAGTAG
- a CDS encoding NAD(P)-binding protein, whose product MKSGARYSRKDFLKTIFLGSLILPFLQYCGKKVKALLLKITGTDHVLGHKLWAKDFPQYSEVIHTKYLVVGGGISGLSACRFFHQNHEKDYLLLEMEIHLGGNSSNGQNQFSKFPLGAHYLPLPNKENTEIIEFLKESGICLGTEENGEPVLDEYQMTFPQQERLFFKNSWQNDIVPQKGISADTQNELTRFFKMMDAFRVKKDAQGKYWFAIPVHDSSKEDEVVELENILFRDWLKEQHFQSEELLWLLDYSCRDDYGLGIDYVSAWAGIHYFAGRKNNWSKTYKDQVFTWPEGNARLTRHFLKYTEGKHLSGHLVFDVKINDKVEVLSFDNSSEKTKKIIAEKVLFATPQFVNERIFDNKKASSFHYVPWLLTTITLRNEFGGDEELAWDNVIYGSSGLGYIYDQHQNINQILGEKVITYYKSFSTADCKKARKGLYAMKEAELKTLVLEDLKKAHPLIEDFILEMQFHKIGHAMIAPVPGQIFGKAAQTAKEAMDHKIFFAHSDLSGISIFEEAFYQGTRTAAQMIS is encoded by the coding sequence ATGAAGAGTGGGGCAAGGTACAGTAGAAAGGATTTCCTTAAAACTATATTTTTAGGTAGCCTGATATTGCCTTTTCTTCAGTATTGCGGAAAGAAGGTAAAAGCTTTACTGCTTAAAATCACAGGAACCGATCACGTGCTGGGACATAAGCTGTGGGCAAAAGACTTTCCGCAGTATTCAGAAGTTATCCACACAAAATATCTCGTTGTGGGTGGTGGAATTTCCGGACTTTCTGCCTGCAGATTCTTTCATCAGAATCATGAAAAAGATTACCTGCTGTTGGAAATGGAAATCCATTTGGGCGGAAACTCTTCCAACGGGCAGAATCAGTTTTCAAAATTCCCTCTGGGAGCCCATTATTTACCATTACCCAATAAAGAAAATACGGAAATCATAGAATTCCTGAAAGAAAGTGGAATTTGTCTCGGAACAGAAGAGAACGGAGAACCTGTTCTGGATGAATACCAGATGACTTTTCCACAGCAGGAGAGACTGTTCTTCAAAAATTCCTGGCAGAACGATATTGTTCCGCAAAAAGGAATTTCAGCCGATACCCAGAACGAACTTACCCGTTTTTTCAAAATGATGGATGCATTCCGGGTAAAGAAAGACGCTCAGGGAAAATATTGGTTTGCCATTCCCGTACATGATTCCAGTAAGGAAGATGAGGTGGTAGAATTAGAAAATATACTTTTCAGGGATTGGCTTAAAGAACAGCATTTTCAGTCAGAAGAGCTGTTATGGTTGTTGGATTATTCCTGCAGGGACGATTACGGATTGGGAATAGACTATGTTTCGGCCTGGGCGGGAATTCATTATTTTGCAGGAAGGAAGAATAACTGGAGCAAAACGTATAAAGATCAGGTATTCACATGGCCGGAAGGAAACGCCAGACTGACCCGGCATTTTTTAAAATACACAGAGGGAAAGCATTTATCGGGACATCTGGTCTTTGATGTAAAAATCAATGATAAAGTTGAAGTATTGAGCTTTGATAATTCTTCGGAAAAAACAAAGAAGATCATCGCAGAGAAAGTCTTGTTTGCTACGCCACAGTTTGTGAATGAAAGAATCTTTGATAATAAAAAAGCATCATCATTTCATTATGTTCCCTGGCTTCTTACGACTATTACGCTTCGGAATGAATTCGGGGGCGATGAAGAACTGGCCTGGGACAATGTGATCTATGGCTCTTCGGGTTTGGGATATATTTATGATCAGCATCAGAACATCAACCAGATCCTTGGAGAAAAGGTGATTACTTACTACAAAAGCTTTTCTACAGCAGATTGTAAAAAGGCAAGGAAAGGACTCTATGCAATGAAAGAAGCTGAACTGAAAACTTTAGTTTTAGAAGATCTGAAGAAAGCCCACCCGTTGATAGAAGACTTTATCCTGGAAATGCAGTTCCATAAAATAGGGCATGCCATGATCGCTCCGGTTCCCGGTCAGATTTTTGGGAAGGCAGCCCAAACAGCTAAAGAAGCTATGGACCATAAAATATTCTTTGCCCACTCTGATCTCTCAGGAATATCTATTTTTGAAGAAGCCTTTTATCAGGGAACAAGAACAGCGGCACAAATGATATCGTAA
- a CDS encoding discoidin domain-containing protein, whose translation MRQYLLSLAIFLGIWASGQQKTFCNPINIDYGYTPFEAFSKQGKHRATADPVIVNFKDKLFLFSTNQEGYWYSDDMLDWKFVKRKFLRDNKYIHDLNAPAVWAMKDTLYVYGSTWEQDFPIWKSTNPTRDDWKIAVDTLKVGAWDPAFHYDEDKNKLYLYWGSSNEWPLLGTEVKVKNLQSEGFVKPIIKLKPEDHGWERFGEYNDNVFLQPFVEGAWMTKHNGKYYMQYGAPATEFSGYSDGVYVSKNPLEGFEYQQHNPFSYKPGGFARGAGHGATFEDNYKNWWHVSTIFISTKNNFERRLGIWPAGFDKDDVMYCNTAYGDYPTYLPQYAQGKDFTKGLFAGWMLLNYNKPVQVSSTLGGYQPNYAVDEDIKTYWSARTGNSGEWFQTDLGEVSTINAIQINYADQDAGFMGKTLGKMHQYKIYGSNDGRKWNVIVDKSKNTKDVPHDYVELEKPAKARFLKMENLTMPTGKFALSGFRVFGKGAGAKPGKVQGFVPLRADPKKYGERRSIWMKWQQNPEADGYVIYWGKSPDKMYGSIMVYGKNEYFFTGADRTDAYYFQIEAFNANGMSERTEIVKSE comes from the coding sequence ATGAGACAATACCTTTTATCATTAGCCATTTTCCTGGGAATATGGGCAAGCGGACAGCAGAAGACATTCTGTAATCCTATCAATATCGATTATGGTTATACCCCTTTTGAAGCCTTTTCTAAACAGGGAAAACACCGTGCTACTGCCGATCCGGTAATTGTCAATTTTAAAGATAAACTCTTTCTTTTTTCTACCAACCAGGAAGGTTACTGGTATAGCGATGATATGCTCGACTGGAAATTCGTTAAAAGAAAATTTCTCAGAGACAATAAATATATTCATGATCTGAATGCCCCTGCAGTATGGGCAATGAAGGATACCCTGTATGTCTATGGCTCAACATGGGAACAGGATTTCCCGATCTGGAAGAGCACCAATCCTACCAGAGACGACTGGAAAATAGCGGTGGATACTTTGAAAGTAGGTGCCTGGGATCCCGCATTTCATTACGATGAAGATAAAAATAAACTGTACCTGTACTGGGGATCCAGTAATGAATGGCCTTTACTGGGAACCGAAGTTAAAGTCAAAAATCTTCAGTCAGAAGGATTTGTAAAACCAATCATCAAGCTAAAACCTGAAGATCATGGATGGGAAAGATTCGGGGAGTATAACGACAATGTTTTCCTTCAGCCTTTTGTTGAAGGTGCCTGGATGACTAAGCATAACGGAAAATATTATATGCAGTATGGAGCTCCGGCAACGGAATTCAGCGGCTATTCAGATGGAGTATATGTAAGTAAAAATCCACTGGAAGGCTTCGAATATCAGCAGCACAATCCTTTTTCCTATAAGCCGGGAGGTTTTGCCAGAGGAGCGGGGCACGGAGCCACTTTTGAAGACAATTACAAAAACTGGTGGCATGTTTCAACCATTTTTATTTCCACTAAGAATAATTTTGAAAGAAGACTGGGAATCTGGCCTGCAGGCTTTGATAAAGATGATGTGATGTACTGCAACACGGCCTATGGAGATTATCCTACCTACCTTCCTCAGTATGCTCAGGGAAAAGATTTTACCAAGGGACTTTTTGCCGGATGGATGCTGCTGAATTACAACAAACCGGTTCAGGTCTCATCCACTTTGGGAGGATACCAGCCTAATTATGCCGTAGATGAAGATATTAAAACCTATTGGAGTGCCAGGACCGGGAATTCCGGGGAATGGTTTCAGACCGACCTGGGTGAGGTATCCACAATCAATGCCATTCAGATCAATTATGCTGATCAGGATGCCGGGTTTATGGGGAAAACCTTAGGAAAAATGCATCAGTATAAGATTTACGGATCCAATGACGGCAGAAAATGGAATGTCATTGTTGATAAAAGCAAAAATACAAAAGATGTTCCTCACGATTATGTTGAATTGGAAAAACCTGCAAAAGCAAGATTCCTTAAAATGGAAAACCTTACAATGCCTACCGGAAAATTTGCTCTGAGCGGCTTCAGGGTATTTGGAAAAGGAGCAGGAGCAAAACCTGGAAAAGTACAGGGATTTGTTCCGTTGAGAGCTGATCCTAAAAAATATGGTGAAAGAAGAAGTATCTGGATGAAATGGCAGCAGAATCCTGAAGCTGACGGTTATGTGATCTATTGGGGAAAATCACCGGATAAAATGTACGGCAGCATTATGGTATACGGTAAAAACGAATATTTCTTTACCGGTGCAGACAGAACAGATGCCTATTATTTCCAGATTGAAGCTTTCAATGCTAACGGAATGTCTGAAAGAACGGAGATTGTGAAATCTGAATAA